Proteins co-encoded in one Flavobacterium fluviale genomic window:
- a CDS encoding glycosyltransferase family 117 protein — protein sequence MAQFNFNKWNTIIGWFAFAIALITYTLTVEPTMSFWDCGEYIATAAKLEVGHPPGAPLYQMMGAFFAMFAIDAQHVALMVNMMSVFSSAFTILFLFWSSSMILKKIVARFAEIDQNNSIVILGSSFVGALAYTFSDSFWFNAVEAEVYAMASLLIALLFWLGLRWEQDMDKPRGNKWLLIISLVVGLSFGVHFMALLTIPSIGFLYYFKHYEKVTIKNFLIANVVVIGILLFIFKLLLPLTMAFFGKTEVFMVNSMGLPFNSGTIFVALLFIAFFYFGLKFTKQKGLIFYNTIILCILFILIGFSTWMMLPVRANANTVINENKPSDATEVLAYYNREQYGVNPLFYGPQYTEVFSGLDAKTPYLDKKPNYERDYKTGKYIITNNYKNAEQNSDDNQKTILPRMWSTDTPHIQNYINFTNPPKFKINPNYDYEEDLAKYGIDPSQLSEDEYNKATAQLRNEVEKTVSEFRHAYAQKQIDNEGYVKFLRSYKDYLIIEKPTTADNFSFMFEYQFGYMYWRYLMWNFVGRQNDIQGKYDNLDGNWISGIKPLDSVHLGSQDNLPSDVLNNKGRNAYYFLPFILGLIGLMYHANKDLKSFYVLLALFLFTGIALKIYLNERPFEPRERDYALVGSFYVFAIWIGFGVYSLYESIQKYLAPKIAGPVIIAGSLLAAPILMAAQNWDDHDRSGRYTAVSMAKAYLSSCDKDAILFTIGDNDTFPLWYAQEIEHFRTDVKIVNTSLFMTDWYIDQMKAKSYESNALPISFTHDQYVGDKLDYTAYIQKIDTRWNIKDFIDFIKNPKSTVGLQNGQTIHFYPTNKIRVNVDKKTIIQNKVVNPKYYDSIVPYLDIDIKGSALYKNRLMMLDILANNNWKRPIYFSGGAFDDEDYLWLKDYLQLDGMVYKLVPVKNTPSKDGGPLDMGQIDADKTYDIVMKWDWGNSESEKIYHDPETRRNSITYRTNLSRLMNQLIEEGKIDKAKNVINLAITKMPLDKFGYYSLVEPFADGYYRVGEKAKAQDLLNKLVQKYKENLNYYSTLTPSDQTDLAVDIITDIERYRSLLHVMQDNKDTAFYNKHKTTFNTYVNVFERFGREKE from the coding sequence ATGGCACAATTCAATTTCAATAAATGGAATACAATTATTGGTTGGTTTGCATTTGCAATCGCTTTAATTACCTACACTTTAACAGTTGAACCTACAATGAGCTTTTGGGATTGCGGAGAATATATTGCTACCGCTGCCAAACTAGAAGTAGGCCATCCACCAGGAGCTCCGCTTTATCAAATGATGGGTGCATTTTTTGCAATGTTCGCAATAGATGCACAGCATGTTGCTCTAATGGTTAACATGATGTCTGTTTTCTCTAGCGCTTTCACTATATTATTTCTGTTCTGGTCGTCATCTATGATCTTAAAGAAGATTGTAGCGCGATTTGCAGAAATTGATCAAAATAATTCGATTGTTATCTTAGGAAGCTCTTTTGTTGGGGCTTTAGCTTATACATTTTCAGACAGTTTCTGGTTTAATGCTGTAGAAGCCGAGGTTTATGCTATGGCTTCTTTATTAATTGCTCTGCTTTTCTGGCTTGGTTTACGCTGGGAACAAGATATGGACAAACCAAGAGGAAACAAGTGGCTGTTAATCATTTCTCTTGTTGTTGGACTTTCTTTTGGAGTTCACTTTATGGCCCTTTTAACTATTCCTTCAATCGGATTCTTATATTATTTCAAACACTACGAAAAAGTTACTATTAAGAACTTTTTGATTGCTAATGTAGTCGTTATCGGAATTTTGTTGTTTATTTTCAAATTACTTCTTCCATTAACCATGGCTTTCTTTGGAAAGACTGAAGTTTTTATGGTAAACAGTATGGGACTTCCTTTTAATTCGGGAACTATATTTGTTGCTTTGTTGTTTATTGCCTTCTTCTATTTTGGCTTAAAATTCACCAAGCAAAAAGGCTTAATATTTTACAACACTATTATATTATGTATTTTATTCATCCTGATTGGTTTCTCAACTTGGATGATGCTTCCTGTACGTGCAAATGCTAATACTGTTATTAACGAAAACAAACCTTCGGACGCTACTGAGGTTTTAGCGTATTACAATCGTGAGCAATATGGTGTTAATCCGTTGTTCTACGGGCCTCAATACACAGAAGTTTTTTCTGGGCTTGATGCAAAAACGCCTTATTTAGATAAAAAACCAAACTACGAAAGAGATTATAAAACTGGTAAATATATCATTACCAATAATTATAAAAATGCAGAGCAAAATTCTGACGATAATCAGAAAACTATTTTGCCTAGAATGTGGAGTACAGATACACCTCATATTCAAAATTATATCAACTTTACAAATCCTCCTAAATTCAAAATTAACCCTAATTATGATTATGAAGAAGATTTAGCCAAATACGGAATCGACCCAAGTCAATTGAGTGAAGATGAATACAATAAGGCTACCGCTCAATTGCGTAATGAAGTTGAAAAAACGGTTTCAGAATTTAGACATGCTTACGCTCAAAAACAAATTGACAATGAAGGATATGTTAAGTTCTTAAGAAGCTATAAGGATTATTTAATTATCGAAAAACCAACTACCGCTGATAATTTTAGCTTTATGTTCGAATATCAATTTGGATATATGTATTGGAGATATTTGATGTGGAACTTTGTTGGACGTCAAAATGACATTCAAGGAAAATATGATAATTTAGACGGAAACTGGATCAGCGGCATTAAACCTTTAGATTCTGTTCATTTAGGATCTCAAGATAATTTACCTTCAGATGTTTTAAATAATAAAGGACGTAATGCTTATTATTTCTTACCATTTATTTTAGGTTTGATTGGTTTAATGTACCACGCAAATAAAGACTTAAAAAGTTTCTATGTTCTTTTGGCGTTATTCTTATTTACAGGAATTGCATTAAAAATATATTTAAATGAAAGACCATTTGAACCTCGTGAAAGAGATTATGCACTTGTTGGATCCTTCTATGTTTTTGCAATCTGGATCGGATTTGGAGTGTATTCGCTCTATGAAAGTATTCAGAAATATCTAGCTCCAAAAATCGCAGGCCCAGTTATTATAGCAGGAAGTTTATTAGCTGCCCCTATTTTAATGGCTGCCCAAAACTGGGATGATCACGATAGATCAGGAAGATATACTGCGGTATCAATGGCGAAGGCGTATTTAAGTTCTTGTGATAAAGATGCTATTTTATTTACCATTGGAGATAATGATACATTCCCGCTTTGGTATGCACAGGAAATCGAACATTTTAGGACAGATGTTAAGATCGTAAATACAAGTTTATTTATGACAGATTGGTACATTGACCAGATGAAAGCCAAATCTTATGAATCGAATGCACTTCCAATTTCTTTTACACACGATCAATATGTGGGAGATAAACTGGACTACACTGCGTACATTCAAAAAATTGACACTCGTTGGAACATTAAAGATTTTATTGATTTCATCAAAAATCCTAAATCAACTGTTGGTTTACAAAATGGGCAAACCATTCATTTCTATCCAACGAATAAAATTAGAGTGAATGTTGATAAAAAAACTATTATTCAGAATAAAGTAGTTAACCCTAAATATTACGATTCTATCGTTCCATATTTGGATATTGATATTAAAGGAAGTGCTTTATACAAAAACCGTTTAATGATGCTTGACATCTTAGCTAATAACAATTGGAAAAGACCAATTTATTTTAGTGGCGGCGCATTTGACGATGAAGATTATTTATGGCTGAAAGATTATCTGCAATTGGACGGAATGGTTTACAAATTAGTTCCTGTAAAAAACACACCTTCTAAAGATGGCGGTCCATTGGATATGGGGCAAATTGATGCAGATAAGACTTATGATATTGTAATGAAATGGGATTGGGGCAATAGCGAAAGTGAAAAAATTTACCACGACCCTGAAACTAGAAGAAACAGTATTACATACCGTACTAATCTTTCTAGATTGATGAATCAGCTTATTGAAGAAGGTAAAATTGATAAGGCCAAAAATGTAATCAATTTGGCGATAACTAAAATGCCGTTGGACAAATTTGGATATTATTCGTTAGTCGAGCCTTTTGCGGATGGTTATTATAGAGTTGGAGAAAAAGCTAAAGCACAAGATCTTTTAAATAAATTAGTTCAAAAATATAAAGAGAACTTGAACTATTACAGTACGCTTACTCCGTCTGACCAAACCGATTTAGCAGTAGATATTATTACAGATATCGAGCGATACAGAAGTTTACTTCATGTAATGCAAGACAATAAAGACACTGCTTTTTACAATAAGCACAAAACGACGTTTAACACTTATGTAAATGTTTTTGAACGTTTTGGACGTGAAAAAGAATAA
- a CDS encoding universal stress protein translates to MKRILVPTDFSEHAEDALKVAAQIAKRNNSEIILLHMLELPHQSNDAIMGGVSIPESMLFMKKANEMLDEAASREYLNEISVTEVVKMDKPIHGITQISKDYDVDLIVMGSHGSSGVEELLIGSNTEKVVRNSEIPVLVIKKNISNFNASNIVFASDFSEEAKKPFEKLLNLSKLFESKLHLVTICTPNSFKPTHISEEAMNEFVSQFNISNYTTQIYNDTNIEKGIINFSNKINADIIGMCTHGRTGFAHFFNGSISEGLVNHAVKPVITLKI, encoded by the coding sequence ATGAAACGAATTTTAGTACCTACGGATTTTTCAGAACATGCAGAAGACGCCTTAAAAGTCGCCGCGCAAATTGCTAAAAGGAACAACTCCGAAATCATTCTTCTTCACATGCTAGAATTACCGCATCAATCAAATGATGCCATAATGGGCGGTGTCAGCATTCCGGAAAGCATGCTTTTTATGAAAAAAGCCAACGAAATGCTTGACGAAGCAGCTTCAAGAGAATATTTGAACGAAATATCAGTTACTGAAGTTGTAAAAATGGACAAACCAATTCACGGTATTACACAAATAAGTAAAGATTATGACGTCGATTTAATTGTAATGGGATCTCACGGCTCTTCTGGCGTTGAAGAATTATTAATTGGCTCCAACACAGAAAAGGTTGTACGAAATTCAGAAATACCTGTTTTAGTCATCAAAAAAAATATCTCAAATTTCAATGCTTCTAATATTGTTTTCGCTTCTGACTTTTCAGAAGAAGCTAAAAAACCTTTCGAAAAACTTTTAAATCTCTCTAAACTATTTGAATCAAAACTACATTTAGTAACAATTTGCACACCCAACAGCTTTAAACCAACCCACATTAGCGAGGAGGCGATGAACGAATTTGTTTCTCAATTTAACATCAGCAATTACACAACCCAAATTTATAACGACACCAATATCGAAAAAGGAATTATTAATTTCTCCAACAAAATAAATGCAGATATAATTGGAATGTGCACACATGGCAGAACTGGTTTTGCGCATTTTTTTAACGGAAGCATAAGCGAAGGATTAGTCAATCATGCTGTGAAACCTGTAATTACTTTGAAGATTTAA
- the rimP gene encoding ribosome assembly cofactor RimP, protein MTFKEKVNGLITEALLEKPSIFLIDLAVSDSFKISVGLDGDNGVALQDCIDISRAIENNLDRGEQDFSLEVASVGVGSPLKLVRQYKKNIGRTLIVTTNTEKIEAELIEANDVFIILSWKAREPKKVGKGKETVQKEQQIPYIEIKEAVVTVTF, encoded by the coding sequence ATGACATTTAAAGAAAAAGTAAACGGATTAATTACAGAAGCTCTTCTGGAAAAACCATCAATCTTTTTGATCGATTTGGCGGTTTCGGATTCTTTTAAAATTAGTGTTGGTTTAGACGGGGATAATGGAGTGGCGCTTCAGGATTGTATTGATATTAGTCGTGCAATCGAAAATAATCTTGATCGTGGAGAGCAGGATTTTTCGCTTGAAGTGGCATCGGTAGGAGTAGGATCACCTTTAAAATTAGTAAGACAATACAAGAAAAATATTGGTAGAACGCTGATTGTTACTACAAATACTGAAAAAATCGAGGCAGAATTGATAGAAGCTAATGATGTTTTTATAATTTTGTCTTGGAAAGCAAGAGAACCGAAAAAAGTAGGAAAAGGAAAAGAAACAGTTCAAAAAGAGCAACAAATACCTTATATAGAAATTAAAGAGGCAGTTGTTACGGTAACATTTTAA
- the nusA gene encoding transcription termination factor NusA yields the protein MENLALIDSFSEFKDNKLIDRVTLMAILEDVFRNALKKKYGSDENFDIIINPDKGDMEIWRRRVIVADEDLDFENEEITLTEARKIEADFEIGEEVSEEVKLIDLGRRAILALRQNLISKIHEHDNTNLYKQFKDIIGDIYTAEVHHVRPRVVILVDDEGNEIVLPKEKQIPSDFFRKGDNVRGIIESVELKGNKPQIIMSRTSEKFLEKLFEQEIPEVFDGLITVKNVVRIPGEKAKVAVDSYDDRIDPVGACVGMKGSRIHGIVRELGNENIDVINYTNNIQLFITRALSPAKVSSIKIDEETKRAEVFLKLEEVSKAIGRGGHNIKLAGQLTGYELDVIREGDVAGTVADEDDVELTEFSDEIEEWVIEEFAKIGLDTAKSILKHEVEDLVRRTDLEEETILDVMKILKEEFDS from the coding sequence ATGGAAAATTTAGCATTAATCGATTCATTCTCAGAGTTTAAAGATAATAAACTTATTGATCGTGTAACGCTTATGGCAATTTTAGAGGACGTATTTAGAAATGCATTAAAGAAAAAATACGGTTCAGATGAAAATTTCGATATCATTATAAATCCTGATAAAGGAGATATGGAAATTTGGAGAAGAAGAGTAATTGTTGCTGATGAGGATCTTGATTTTGAAAATGAGGAAATTACATTGACTGAAGCAAGAAAAATTGAAGCGGATTTTGAAATTGGAGAAGAGGTTTCTGAAGAAGTAAAATTGATTGATTTAGGAAGAAGAGCTATTTTAGCGCTTCGCCAAAATTTAATATCAAAAATTCATGAGCACGATAATACAAACTTGTACAAACAATTTAAAGATATTATCGGTGATATTTATACAGCAGAAGTACATCACGTACGTCCTAGAGTAGTTATCTTAGTTGATGATGAAGGAAATGAAATTGTTCTTCCAAAAGAAAAGCAAATTCCTTCTGACTTTTTCCGTAAAGGAGATAATGTTCGCGGGATCATTGAAAGCGTGGAATTAAAAGGAAATAAACCTCAAATTATTATGTCTAGAACTTCAGAAAAGTTCTTGGAAAAATTATTTGAGCAAGAAATTCCAGAGGTTTTTGACGGGTTAATTACAGTTAAAAATGTAGTTCGTATTCCTGGTGAAAAAGCAAAAGTAGCTGTTGATTCTTATGATGATAGAATTGATCCAGTTGGAGCTTGTGTGGGTATGAAAGGTTCTCGTATTCATGGAATTGTTCGTGAATTAGGAAATGAAAATATTGACGTAATCAATTACACAAACAACATTCAGTTGTTTATTACAAGAGCTTTAAGCCCTGCTAAAGTTTCTTCTATTAAAATAGATGAAGAAACGAAAAGAGCTGAAGTTTTCTTGAAATTAGAAGAAGTTTCTAAAGCAATTGGTAGAGGCGGTCACAATATCAAATTAGCAGGTCAATTGACAGGTTATGAATTAGATGTTATTCGTGAAGGAGATGTTGCCGGTACTGTTGCAGATGAAGATGATGTTGAATTAACAGAGTTTTCAGATGAAATTGAAGAATGGGTAATTGAAGAGTTTGCTAAAATAGGTTTAGATACTGCAAAAAGTATCTTGAAACATGAAGTAGAAGATTTAGTAAGAAGAACAGATTTAGAAGAGGAAACAATTCTAGATGTTATGAAAATACTGAAAGAAGAGTTTGACAGCTAA
- the infB gene encoding translation initiation factor IF-2 → MSEERVIRINKVLRELNISLERAVDYLKDKGIAIDANPNAKISDSEFNILQSQFAGDKGNKEASKEVGEEKRKEKEALRVEREKEIEDKRRQEEERQKQQEIIKARAVVTGPVQVGKIDLNPKKPAITPSEETVKAEEPKPVVAPEQTEKPVQSETVKSEPVVSQPVLETKKAEQPIITEKKEVKAESSKAAQEPIVSTDPATSEETITTQYQKLSGTTLTGQTIDLSQFNKPKKKKEDPKAAQNKPGTPGVGGNNANKNKRKRIAPKPGTPGAPKPATGNNTPGTPNPNKITPNNNGGGFNANRSSRPGFVKGNRPAIVAKVEPTEEEVKNQIRETLEKLQGKGGKSKAAKYRRDKRETHRQKSDDEQRALDEGSKTIKVTEFVTVGEIAIMMDVPITKVIGTCMSLGIMVTMNQRLDAETLTIVADEFGYDVEFITVDIEEAIEVVEDREEDLVTRAPIVTVMGHVDHGKTSLLDYIRKENVIAGESGGITQHIGAYGVTLDNGQKIAFLDTPGHEAFTAMRARGAQVTDIAIIVIAADDDIMPQTKEAISHAQAANVPIIFAINKVDKPNANPDKIKERLAGMNLLVEDWGGKIQSHDISAKTGLGVKELLEKVLLEAEILDLKSNPNKAAQGTVVEAFLDKGKGYVSTILVQHGTLKIGDYMLAGKHHGKVKAMHDERGHTVLQAGPSTPVSVLGLDGAATAGDKFNVFEDEKEAKQIASKRSQLMREQSVRTQRHITLDEIGRRIALGQFKELNVILKGDVDGSVEALSDSFSKLSTEEVQINIIHKGVGAITETDVNLASASDAIIIGFNVRPAGNARQLADKEEIDIRYYSIIYAAIDDLKDAMEGMLAPEMKEEILGTAEIREIFKISKVGSIAGCMVTDGKILRTSKIRVIREGVVVHTGDLVALKRFKDDVKEVSKGYDCGIQIKGFNDIEISDVIEAYHEVAIKKKLK, encoded by the coding sequence ATGTCTGAAGAGAGAGTAATAAGAATAAATAAGGTTTTAAGGGAATTAAATATTTCGTTAGAAAGAGCTGTAGATTATCTAAAAGATAAGGGAATTGCTATTGATGCAAATCCTAATGCAAAAATTTCTGACAGTGAATTTAATATCCTTCAAAGTCAATTTGCGGGCGATAAGGGGAATAAGGAGGCTTCTAAAGAGGTTGGAGAAGAGAAAAGAAAAGAAAAAGAAGCTTTACGTGTAGAGCGCGAAAAAGAAATTGAAGACAAACGCAGACAAGAAGAGGAGCGTCAAAAACAACAGGAAATAATTAAAGCGAGAGCTGTCGTTACAGGGCCTGTACAAGTTGGTAAAATCGACTTGAATCCAAAAAAACCTGCAATTACTCCTTCTGAAGAAACAGTAAAGGCTGAAGAGCCAAAACCTGTTGTTGCGCCTGAGCAAACAGAAAAACCTGTTCAGAGTGAAACTGTGAAATCTGAACCAGTTGTATCGCAGCCGGTTTTGGAAACAAAAAAAGCAGAACAACCTATTATTACTGAGAAAAAAGAAGTTAAAGCAGAGTCTTCTAAAGCTGCACAGGAGCCAATCGTGTCTACTGATCCAGCAACTTCAGAAGAAACAATTACTACTCAATATCAAAAACTTTCAGGAACAACTCTTACAGGTCAGACAATTGATTTATCTCAATTTAATAAACCTAAGAAAAAGAAAGAAGATCCTAAAGCGGCTCAAAATAAGCCTGGAACTCCTGGAGTTGGTGGTAATAACGCGAATAAAAATAAGCGTAAAAGAATTGCGCCTAAACCGGGTACTCCTGGAGCGCCAAAACCTGCAACAGGCAATAATACGCCAGGAACACCAAATCCAAACAAAATTACTCCAAACAATAATGGTGGAGGGTTTAATGCAAACAGAAGTTCTAGACCTGGTTTTGTAAAAGGAAACCGTCCAGCGATTGTAGCTAAAGTTGAGCCGACAGAAGAAGAAGTAAAAAACCAAATTAGAGAAACTCTTGAAAAACTTCAAGGTAAAGGAGGAAAATCTAAAGCGGCTAAATATAGAAGAGATAAAAGAGAAACACACCGTCAGAAATCTGATGATGAGCAAAGAGCACTTGACGAAGGAAGTAAAACTATTAAAGTTACGGAATTCGTTACTGTAGGTGAAATTGCAATCATGATGGATGTGCCGATTACTAAAGTAATTGGAACTTGTATGTCTCTTGGTATCATGGTAACCATGAATCAGCGTCTTGATGCTGAGACTTTAACTATCGTTGCAGATGAGTTTGGTTATGATGTAGAATTTATTACAGTGGATATCGAAGAAGCGATTGAAGTTGTAGAAGATAGAGAAGAAGATTTAGTAACAAGAGCGCCAATTGTTACTGTAATGGGTCACGTTGACCACGGTAAAACATCTTTACTGGATTATATTCGTAAAGAAAATGTTATCGCTGGTGAATCTGGAGGTATTACGCAGCACATTGGAGCATATGGAGTTACTTTAGATAATGGTCAAAAAATAGCTTTCCTAGATACTCCTGGTCACGAGGCGTTTACCGCGATGCGTGCACGTGGAGCTCAAGTTACAGATATTGCTATTATTGTAATTGCTGCGGATGATGATATCATGCCGCAAACTAAAGAGGCGATCAGCCACGCTCAAGCGGCTAATGTGCCAATTATTTTTGCAATCAATAAGGTAGATAAACCAAATGCTAATCCTGATAAAATTAAAGAAAGATTAGCAGGTATGAATTTACTTGTTGAAGACTGGGGAGGAAAAATCCAATCTCATGATATTTCTGCAAAAACAGGATTAGGAGTAAAAGAATTACTTGAAAAAGTTTTATTAGAAGCTGAAATCTTGGATTTAAAATCAAATCCAAATAAAGCTGCTCAGGGAACTGTAGTAGAAGCTTTCTTAGATAAAGGAAAAGGATATGTATCAACAATTTTAGTTCAGCACGGAACTTTAAAAATTGGAGATTACATGTTAGCTGGAAAACATCATGGTAAAGTTAAAGCGATGCATGATGAAAGAGGGCATACTGTTTTACAAGCAGGACCTTCGACGCCGGTATCTGTTTTAGGTTTAGATGGAGCTGCAACGGCGGGTGATAAGTTCAATGTATTTGAAGATGAAAAAGAAGCAAAACAAATTGCATCTAAACGTTCTCAATTAATGCGTGAACAATCTGTACGTACACAAAGACATATTACACTTGATGAAATTGGTCGTCGTATTGCACTTGGTCAGTTTAAAGAATTAAATGTTATCCTTAAAGGAGACGTTGATGGATCTGTTGAAGCATTATCAGATTCGTTCTCTAAACTTTCTACTGAAGAAGTTCAAATTAATATTATTCATAAAGGTGTTGGTGCAATTACAGAAACTGACGTTAACTTAGCGTCTGCATCTGATGCAATCATTATCGGATTTAACGTTCGTCCTGCTGGAAATGCTAGACAGCTTGCTGATAAAGAAGAAATCGATATCCGTTACTATTCTATTATTTACGCTGCTATCGATGACTTAAAAGATGCAATGGAAGGAATGCTAGCTCCTGAAATGAAAGAAGAAATTTTAGGAACTGCAGAAATTCGTGAGATTTTCAAAATTTCTAAAGTGGGTTCAATTGCAGGTTGTATGGTAACTGATGGTAAAATCTTAAGAACGTCTAAAATTAGAGTTATTAGAGAAGGGGTTGTAGTTCACACAGGTGATTTAGTAGCTTTAAAACGATTCAAAGATGATGTTAAAGAGGTATCTAAAGGTTATGACTGTGGTATTCAAATAAAAGGATTTAATGACATTGAAATTAGTGATGTTATTGAAGCTTACCACGAAGTAGCAATTAAAAAGAAATTGAAATAA